One segment of Trichlorobacter ammonificans DNA contains the following:
- the ubiE gene encoding bifunctional demethylmenaquinone methyltransferase/2-methoxy-6-polyprenyl-1,4-benzoquinol methylase UbiE, which translates to MFRLSEKGEQIQQMFGAIAPRYDFLNRLLSLGIDRRWRKSAVRLIKVAEGGRVLDVATGTGDVLLEIARITPPSVKIVGADFSAEMVRLGSEKIAATPHAGRIEFKVAPCEDLPFPSNFFDSVTIAFGIRNVVDRRLGLAELWRVIKPGGRLVILEFSTPRSALFRWCYHFYFRNILPVIGGMFSKYNAYRYLPDSVLEFPSSEEFCATMADIGFRHVRCQPLTFGIASVYVGSKE; encoded by the coding sequence ATGTTCAGACTTTCGGAAAAAGGGGAGCAGATCCAGCAGATGTTCGGCGCCATCGCGCCCCGCTACGACTTTCTTAACCGCCTGCTCAGCCTGGGAATCGACCGGCGCTGGCGCAAGAGCGCCGTCCGCCTGATCAAGGTGGCGGAGGGGGGGCGCGTGCTGGATGTGGCCACCGGCACCGGTGACGTGCTGCTGGAGATCGCCCGGATCACGCCGCCGTCGGTGAAAATCGTGGGGGCGGACTTCAGCGCCGAGATGGTACGGCTGGGCAGTGAAAAGATCGCCGCCACCCCCCACGCCGGTCGGATCGAATTCAAGGTTGCCCCCTGCGAGGATCTTCCCTTCCCGTCCAATTTCTTTGATTCGGTCACCATCGCCTTCGGCATCCGCAACGTGGTTGACCGGCGCCTGGGGCTGGCCGAGCTGTGGCGGGTGATCAAGCCCGGCGGGCGTCTGGTGATCCTTGAGTTTTCCACCCCCCGTTCTGCGTTGTTCCGCTGGTGTTACCACTTCTATTTCCGCAACATTCTGCCGGTGATCGGCGGCATGTTCTCCAAGTACAACGCCTATCGCTACCTGCCGGACTCGGTGCTGGAGTTCCCCTCCAGCGAGGAGTTCTGCGCCACCATGGCCGACATCGGCTTCCGGCACGTCCGCTGTCAGCCGCTCACCTTCGGTATCGCTTCGGTCTACGTGGGGAGCAAGGAGTAG
- a CDS encoding Lon protease family protein, translated as MSVIDSRKLPVSALRWTCDPEQFDFETTSDLPDLLDAVGQERALRSIEFGLGVRETGFNLYISGQTGTGRTSTIRNLLRQRAKDEPAPNDWLYVYNFKDADNPVSLSLPAGKGKELAADMKELVEAFRTDIPKALESKEYESRRSEILEEYQNHNNALFQELEKEAEERGFTLQRTVSGLVIVPQKDGNNFTQEDYEALSDEEREQLEETGKLLTERLNDVLRQVRDTEKATKEALSQADRDLGMSCLGHRLDPLREKYAGLDKVLAYLEAVQEDILKNLEDFKPQPAQPQIPGLKLPRQEPTFERYEVNLLVDHEESDGAPVVFESNPTYNNLFGRIEHVMQYGGVAVTDFTMIKAGALHRANGGYLVIDAREVLINPFVWDALKRCIRTAEIRIEDVLEQYRFMTMVSLKPEPVPLSAKIVLVGTPWIYYLLYYLDPDYRKFFKVKAEFDSRVARTPDVMREYALFVATLCRERELLPFDRRAVACLLEYTARMVDDQYKLSSRFMEIADFVREASFWAQRDGRQVVSCTDVRRAADEQLYRVNRIEERMQEMFEDGTIMVDTDGGVIGQINGLSVISAGDHTFGRPSRITARTWLGQAGMVNIEREVKLSGPIHDKGVMILTGYLGGVFAQQFPLTLSASICFEQNYDGVEGDSASSTELYALLSALAGVPIRQGIAVTGSVNQRGMIQPIGGVNHKIEGFYAVCKAKGLTGHQGVLIPKANERHLMLREEVVEAVRAGTFHIWSIETVAQGIELLTGIPAGERGKTGRFPRGSVFHLVEQALKRMHERLHAADEDADKPAGKRKKKAPTKKTADKKRKAEV; from the coding sequence ATGTCTGTTATTGATTCCCGAAAGCTGCCGGTTTCCGCACTGCGCTGGACCTGCGATCCGGAGCAGTTCGACTTCGAGACCACCTCCGACCTGCCGGATCTGCTGGATGCGGTGGGGCAGGAACGGGCATTGCGTTCCATCGAATTCGGCCTGGGGGTGCGGGAGACCGGCTTCAACCTCTACATCTCCGGCCAGACCGGCACCGGCCGCACCTCCACCATCCGCAACCTGCTGCGCCAGCGGGCCAAGGATGAGCCGGCCCCCAACGACTGGCTCTACGTCTACAACTTCAAGGATGCCGACAACCCGGTTTCCCTGTCGCTGCCGGCCGGCAAGGGCAAGGAGCTGGCCGCGGACATGAAGGAGCTGGTGGAAGCCTTCAGGACCGACATCCCCAAGGCTCTGGAAAGCAAGGAGTACGAGTCCCGGCGCAGCGAAATCCTGGAGGAGTACCAGAATCACAACAACGCCCTGTTCCAGGAGCTGGAAAAAGAAGCGGAGGAGCGGGGGTTCACCCTGCAGCGTACCGTTTCCGGCCTGGTGATCGTTCCCCAGAAGGACGGCAACAACTTCACCCAGGAGGATTACGAGGCCCTGTCCGACGAGGAGCGGGAGCAGCTCGAAGAGACCGGCAAGCTGCTGACCGAGCGGTTGAACGACGTGCTGCGCCAGGTGCGGGATACCGAAAAGGCCACCAAGGAGGCCCTTTCCCAGGCTGACCGCGATCTGGGCATGTCCTGCCTGGGACACCGCCTCGATCCGCTGCGGGAGAAGTACGCCGGCCTGGACAAGGTGCTGGCCTACCTGGAGGCGGTACAGGAGGACATTCTCAAGAACCTGGAGGATTTCAAGCCGCAACCGGCCCAGCCCCAGATCCCCGGCCTGAAGCTGCCCCGCCAGGAGCCGACCTTTGAGCGCTACGAAGTAAACCTGCTGGTGGACCACGAGGAGTCCGACGGCGCGCCGGTGGTCTTCGAGTCCAACCCCACCTACAACAACCTGTTCGGCCGGATCGAGCACGTCATGCAGTACGGCGGCGTGGCGGTCACCGACTTCACCATGATCAAGGCCGGCGCCCTGCACCGGGCCAACGGCGGTTACCTGGTGATCGACGCCCGGGAGGTGCTGATCAATCCCTTTGTCTGGGATGCCCTCAAGCGCTGCATCAGAACTGCCGAAATCAGGATCGAGGACGTGTTGGAGCAGTACCGCTTCATGACCATGGTGTCGCTGAAGCCGGAGCCGGTGCCGCTGTCGGCCAAGATCGTTCTGGTGGGCACCCCCTGGATCTACTACCTGCTCTACTACCTGGACCCGGACTACCGCAAGTTCTTCAAGGTGAAGGCGGAGTTCGACAGCCGGGTGGCCCGCACGCCGGACGTGATGCGGGAATACGCCCTGTTTGTGGCGACGCTGTGCCGGGAGCGGGAACTGCTTCCCTTTGACCGGCGGGCCGTGGCCTGCCTGCTGGAGTACACCGCACGCATGGTGGACGACCAGTACAAGCTCTCCTCCCGCTTCATGGAGATCGCCGATTTCGTGCGGGAGGCCAGCTTCTGGGCCCAGCGGGACGGCCGCCAGGTGGTCTCCTGCACCGACGTCCGCCGGGCCGCCGACGAGCAGCTCTACCGGGTGAACCGGATCGAGGAGCGGATGCAGGAGATGTTCGAGGACGGCACCATCATGGTGGACACCGACGGCGGTGTGATCGGCCAGATCAACGGCCTGTCGGTCATCTCCGCGGGGGATCATACCTTCGGCCGTCCCTCGCGGATCACCGCCCGCACCTGGCTGGGGCAGGCCGGCATGGTCAACATCGAGCGGGAGGTGAAGCTGTCCGGTCCGATCCACGATAAAGGGGTGATGATCCTCACCGGCTATCTGGGCGGGGTTTTTGCACAACAGTTTCCACTGACCCTCTCCGCCTCCATCTGCTTCGAGCAGAACTACGACGGCGTGGAGGGGGACAGCGCCTCCTCAACCGAGCTGTACGCGTTGCTGTCCGCCCTGGCCGGGGTGCCGATCCGTCAGGGGATCGCGGTCACCGGCAGTGTGAACCAGCGGGGGATGATCCAACCCATCGGCGGGGTCAACCACAAGATCGAGGGGTTCTACGCCGTCTGCAAGGCCAAGGGGCTCACCGGCCACCAAGGGGTGCTGATCCCCAAGGCCAACGAACGACACCTGATGCTCAGGGAAGAGGTGGTGGAGGCGGTGCGCGCCGGTACCTTCCATATCTGGAGCATCGAGACCGTGGCCCAGGGGATCGAGCTGCTCACCGGCATTCCGGCCGGCGAGCGGGGCAAGACCGGCAGGTTTCCCCGGGGTAGTGTTTTTCACCTGGTGGAGCAGGCGCTCAAGCGGATGCACGAGCGGTTGCATGCCGCGGACGAGGATGCCGATAAACCTGCCGGGAAGCGCAAAAAGAAGGCACCGACCAAGAAAACTGCCGATAAAAAACGAAAGGCCGAGGTGTGA
- a CDS encoding C40 family peptidase, producing MKHRLHLIAALSLLLLNLPLPALATKTHIVRTNETLTAIARKYRVSAEEIKTLNHLSSNRLLKGSTIIIPTREQKTATSNTDTCGSYTVASGDTLPAIARKTGLRMTELRRLNKLKGNKVREGQVLALGDAATCSTTVAQAPRDQRLKLISTEMLNEQEFNATLAELTDIDTDSPVDLAKNLEERNRFASLKQSAYSFLGARYRFGGNSRTALDCSSFTQQVFREQKVGLPRTAREQFLVGSEVPRGDLRKGDLVFFRTYASFPSHVGIYLGNRKMIHASSKDRRVVISSMDTPYYLSRYLGARRIEQINPDTFDIQDLMLGVDEERDGDVQQNDHLGLGLMEALVK from the coding sequence ATGAAGCATCGCCTGCATCTGATAGCTGCACTGTCACTGCTCCTGCTCAATCTCCCCCTCCCCGCGCTTGCCACCAAAACCCACATCGTGCGCACCAACGAGACGCTGACCGCCATTGCCCGCAAATACCGTGTCTCCGCGGAGGAGATCAAGACGCTGAACCACCTGAGCAGCAACCGTCTGCTCAAAGGCAGCACTATTATCATTCCGACCCGCGAACAGAAAACCGCAACCTCCAACACCGACACCTGCGGCAGCTATACCGTGGCCAGCGGCGACACTCTGCCCGCTATCGCCCGCAAGACCGGCCTCCGCATGACCGAACTGCGGCGCCTGAACAAACTGAAAGGGAACAAAGTCAGGGAGGGACAGGTTCTGGCCCTCGGCGACGCCGCCACCTGTTCCACGACCGTTGCCCAGGCGCCCCGCGACCAGCGCCTGAAGCTGATCAGCACGGAAATGCTCAACGAGCAGGAGTTCAACGCCACCCTGGCGGAACTGACCGATATCGACACCGACAGCCCGGTTGACCTGGCCAAAAACCTGGAAGAGCGTAACCGCTTTGCCAGCCTGAAGCAGAGTGCCTACAGCTTTCTCGGCGCACGGTACCGCTTCGGCGGCAACAGCCGTACCGCCCTGGACTGCTCCAGCTTCACCCAGCAGGTGTTCCGCGAGCAGAAGGTCGGCCTGCCCCGCACCGCTCGCGAGCAGTTCCTGGTGGGGAGCGAAGTACCCCGCGGCGACCTGCGCAAGGGCGACCTGGTCTTTTTCCGCACCTACGCATCCTTCCCCTCCCACGTCGGCATCTACCTGGGCAACCGCAAGATGATCCACGCCTCCTCCAAGGACCGGCGCGTGGTCATCTCCTCCATGGACACCCCCTACTACCTGTCCCGCTACCTGGGTGCCCGCCGCATCGAGCAGATCAATCCCGATACCTTCGACATCCAGGACCTGATGCTGGGAGTTGACGAAGAGCGGGACGGCGACGTGCAGCAGAACGATCACCTGGGGCTGGGCCTGATGGAGGCGCTGGTCAAGTAG
- a CDS encoding methyl-accepting chemotaxis protein, whose protein sequence is MGLFGGSSKQELAIKDAEINKLAQMLDNVDNVVMLCDTTPDNKIFYMNRRAKELMQQHRADLNVGLRGADVANAFGNSIHQYHKDPGRIRRIFADPRGAMPHSADIPIGSVTLQTKAYPIWDPSDSSKVLCYMACWSDITAERQIKDQQYKDIERKNYLEERIHQIATAMEEMSMTVNEVAGNTTNAADAASQVAESAHQGQKVVNQAVKGMQQVAEVVRSSAAIVGNLGATSEKIGEIVNVINEIADQTNLLALNAAIEAARAGEMGRGFAVVADEVRRLAERTMASTKQIGSMVSEIQSGTQKAVASIEAGKAEAEQGEQLSHQAEDSLSAIVDSIENIKHMIAQIATASEEQAATATVIAGNLEEISRAS, encoded by the coding sequence ATGGGACTCTTCGGCGGATCGAGCAAGCAGGAACTGGCGATCAAGGATGCTGAGATCAACAAATTGGCGCAGATGCTGGACAATGTCGACAACGTGGTCATGCTCTGCGACACCACGCCGGACAACAAGATTTTCTACATGAACCGGCGGGCCAAGGAGTTGATGCAACAACACCGTGCCGACCTGAACGTCGGACTGCGCGGCGCCGACGTGGCCAACGCCTTCGGCAACTCCATCCACCAGTACCACAAGGACCCGGGCCGCATCCGCCGTATCTTCGCCGATCCCCGCGGTGCCATGCCCCACTCCGCCGATATTCCGATCGGCAGCGTGACCCTGCAGACCAAGGCCTATCCGATCTGGGACCCCAGCGACAGCAGCAAGGTACTCTGTTACATGGCCTGCTGGAGCGATATCACGGCGGAGCGGCAGATCAAGGATCAGCAGTACAAGGACATTGAACGGAAGAACTACCTGGAGGAGCGGATTCACCAGATCGCCACCGCCATGGAAGAGATGAGCATGACGGTCAACGAGGTGGCCGGCAACACCACCAACGCCGCCGATGCCGCCTCCCAGGTTGCGGAGAGCGCGCACCAGGGGCAGAAGGTGGTGAACCAGGCGGTGAAGGGGATGCAGCAGGTGGCGGAAGTAGTCCGCTCCTCGGCCGCCATCGTGGGCAACCTGGGGGCAACGTCGGAGAAGATCGGCGAGATCGTCAACGTCATCAACGAGATCGCCGACCAGACCAACCTGCTGGCCCTGAATGCCGCCATCGAGGCGGCCCGTGCCGGCGAAATGGGACGGGGCTTTGCCGTGGTCGCCGACGAGGTGCGCCGTCTGGCGGAGCGGACCATGGCCTCCACCAAGCAGATCGGTTCCATGGTATCGGAAATCCAGTCCGGTACCCAGAAGGCGGTCGCCTCCATTGAGGCCGGCAAGGCGGAAGCGGAGCAGGGCGAGCAGCTTTCCCACCAGGCCGAGGACTCCCTGAGCGCCATCGTCGATTCCATCGAGAACATCAAGCACATGATCGCCCAGATCGCCACCGCTTCCGAGGAGCAGGCCGCCACCGCCACGGTGATCGCCGGCAACCTGGAGGAGATCTCCCGGGCCAGTTGA
- the cdaA gene encoding diadenylate cyclase CdaA, translated as MPQFRPQDFLDILIMSILIYQLYSWFRTSRALQALTGLAVIAAIYFVTRQAGLHMTSWILQQLGTVLIILVVVVFQNEIRQALYRFSRVRELAGGGDAVPACSSATRIAQTAFDLAGEHCGALIVIERKDLLDEHIRNGTTIDALISPPLIHNIFMDKTPLHDGALLIRNGRIAQASCHLPLSDDHQLPQQYGTRHRAALGLSERTDALVVVVSEERGEVSLAEGTQLTPMGDARQLEERLTELLAPPDPKSESPLLRRVLRNLPLKAAIVLAVSAVWLVFSLRQGEVAIIQVPLTFHGLPGGMSLTRVAPEELTVRLRSTSGLAPSPRQLDLTADLDLAGVHEGVNALAVSRSNVRVPPGMAVVGVEPAAVRVVIKAIPAARKPHRP; from the coding sequence ATGCCCCAGTTCAGACCGCAGGATTTCCTGGACATACTGATCATGAGCATCCTGATCTACCAGCTCTACTCATGGTTCCGCACCAGCCGGGCACTGCAGGCCCTCACCGGGCTGGCGGTCATCGCCGCCATCTATTTCGTCACCCGCCAGGCCGGCCTGCACATGACCAGCTGGATCCTGCAACAACTGGGCACCGTCCTGATCATTCTGGTGGTGGTGGTATTCCAGAACGAAATCCGCCAGGCCCTCTATCGTTTCAGCCGGGTCCGGGAACTGGCGGGAGGAGGTGACGCGGTACCGGCCTGCTCCTCGGCAACCCGCATCGCCCAGACCGCCTTCGACCTTGCCGGAGAGCACTGCGGCGCCCTGATCGTCATCGAGCGCAAGGATCTGCTGGACGAGCATATCCGCAACGGCACCACCATCGACGCCCTGATTTCCCCCCCCCTGATCCACAACATCTTCATGGACAAAACCCCGCTGCACGACGGCGCGCTGCTGATCCGCAACGGCCGCATTGCCCAGGCCTCCTGCCACCTCCCGCTCTCCGACGACCACCAGCTGCCCCAGCAGTACGGCACCCGCCACCGGGCAGCCCTGGGACTCAGCGAACGGACCGACGCCCTGGTGGTCGTCGTGTCCGAGGAGCGGGGCGAAGTCTCCCTGGCGGAAGGAACGCAGCTCACCCCGATGGGCGATGCGCGGCAGCTGGAAGAGCGACTGACGGAACTGCTGGCGCCGCCGGACCCGAAAAGCGAAAGCCCCCTGCTGCGGCGGGTGCTGCGCAACCTGCCGCTCAAGGCGGCCATTGTCCTGGCGGTCTCGGCGGTCTGGCTGGTCTTTTCCCTGCGCCAGGGAGAGGTGGCGATCATTCAGGTGCCACTCACCTTCCATGGCCTGCCGGGCGGCATGAGCCTCACGCGTGTCGCCCCTGAGGAACTGACCGTACGCCTGCGCTCCACCTCCGGCCTTGCCCCGTCCCCGCGCCAGCTCGACCTGACCGCGGACCTGGACCTTGCCGGGGTCCATGAAGGGGTGAACGCCCTGGCGGTCTCCCGCTCCAATGTACGGGTCCCCCCCGGCATGGCGGTGGTGGGGGTTGAACCGGCTGCCGTACGGGTCGTCATCAAGGCGATTCCCGCCGCCCGCAAGCCGCACCGGCCTTGA
- the metH gene encoding methionine synthase — MPFPILEALSRRILVLDGAMGTQIQNRHLTAADFGGAEYEGCNEMLLLTRPDVIEAVHRDYLAAGADIIETNSFGSTDIVLAEYGLEAKVFELNRQAVLVARRACDAFATQDKPRFVAGSMGPTTKTLAVTGGVTFEQLVQAFRGQTLGLLAGGVDILLLETAQDTLNLKAAAEGVRLAFEESGQRVPLMISGTIEPTGTMLAGQNVEALYASVAHLEDSLGLVSIGLNCATGPEFMTDHLRALSELATCHVSVYPNAGLPDENGIYAESPDSLAAKLMRFVDNGWLNIIGGCCGTTPAHIAAIARMVDGKAPRRPRTERRRVVAGIEPLYIEEDARPVLVGERTNVIGSRKFKNMIVAEKFEEGAEIARAQVKGGAQVIDVCVANPDRDEAADMTRLLEFLPKKVRAPIMIDSTDPKIMELALTRLQGKCVINSINLEEGEERFAQVAPLLRRFGGAVVVGCIDEDPQHGMAVTRSRKLEVARRSYDLLTGKYGLRPEDLIFDPLVFPVGSGDENYIGSAVETIEGVRLISEAFPRCSTILGISNVSFGLPAAGREVLNAVFLYHCVRAGLTYAIVNTEKLERYASIPEEERRLAEDLIFWRGTDPVAAFAAAFRDKQPVSHAPTAELPLDERVPRYVIEGVKDGLTADLDALLARGDKPLDIINGPLMAGMAEVGKLFNANQLIVAEVLQSAEAMKAAVAHLEPHLEKNESAAKGRMLLATVKGDVHDIGKNLVEIILSNNGFQVINLGIKVGPETLIEAARREQPDFIGLSGLLVKSALQMAITAADLKSAGIDVPLLVGGAALSRQFADSRIAPEYGAPVLYAKDAMAGLELANQLADPARREALLRETAGRQQAAGTAPQRAAAPAASATASTVAADAPILPAPDFESHILRDIPVAQVLPYLNRQMLYTKHLGLTGSVEKLLAAGDEKALKLHDTVEAMLGRITREGLVRPQALYRFYPANSDGNDLVLYDPAAPEREVARFSFPRQAGSDRLCVADFVRPLNSGERDTMALFTVTCGLGIRELSEAWKQAGSYLDSHLLQALALELAEATAEFLHKRIRTSWGIIDDPSLTMKQVFNAEYRGIRVSFGYPACPELTDQRLLFNLLKPEQIGIHLTDGDMMDPEASVSALVFHHPEGRYFDVIR, encoded by the coding sequence ATGCCCTTCCCGATTCTTGAGGCGCTCTCCCGCCGTATCCTGGTGCTGGACGGCGCCATGGGCACCCAGATCCAGAACCGTCACCTGACTGCCGCCGATTTCGGCGGGGCCGAGTACGAGGGGTGCAACGAAATGCTGCTCCTGACCCGGCCCGATGTGATCGAGGCGGTGCACCGCGATTACCTGGCAGCCGGAGCCGACATCATCGAGACCAACTCCTTCGGCTCCACCGACATCGTGCTGGCGGAGTACGGGCTTGAGGCGAAGGTGTTCGAGCTGAACCGTCAGGCGGTGCTGGTGGCCCGGCGGGCCTGCGACGCCTTTGCCACGCAGGACAAACCCCGCTTCGTGGCCGGTTCCATGGGCCCCACCACCAAGACCCTCGCCGTTACCGGCGGCGTTACCTTCGAGCAGCTGGTACAGGCGTTCCGCGGACAGACCCTGGGGCTGCTGGCCGGTGGCGTGGATATCCTGCTGCTGGAGACGGCCCAGGATACCCTGAACCTGAAGGCGGCGGCGGAGGGGGTCCGGCTGGCCTTCGAGGAGAGCGGCCAACGGGTGCCGCTGATGATTTCCGGCACCATCGAGCCCACCGGCACCATGCTGGCGGGGCAGAACGTGGAGGCGCTCTACGCCAGCGTGGCCCATCTGGAGGACAGCCTGGGGCTGGTCAGCATCGGGCTCAACTGTGCCACCGGTCCCGAGTTCATGACCGACCACCTGCGGGCGCTCTCCGAGCTGGCCACCTGCCATGTCTCGGTCTACCCCAACGCCGGTCTGCCGGACGAAAACGGCATCTACGCCGAATCCCCCGATTCCCTGGCTGCGAAGCTCATGCGGTTCGTGGACAACGGCTGGCTGAACATCATCGGCGGCTGCTGCGGCACCACCCCGGCCCATATCGCCGCAATCGCCCGGATGGTGGACGGCAAGGCCCCCCGCCGTCCCCGGACCGAGCGCCGCCGGGTGGTGGCCGGCATCGAGCCGCTCTACATCGAGGAGGATGCCCGGCCGGTGCTGGTGGGGGAGCGGACCAACGTGATCGGCTCCCGCAAGTTCAAGAACATGATCGTGGCGGAAAAGTTCGAGGAAGGGGCGGAAATCGCCCGGGCCCAGGTCAAGGGGGGCGCCCAGGTGATCGACGTCTGTGTGGCCAACCCGGACCGGGACGAGGCGGCGGACATGACGCGGCTTTTGGAGTTTCTGCCGAAAAAGGTGCGGGCCCCGATCATGATCGACTCCACCGACCCGAAAATCATGGAACTGGCCCTGACCAGACTCCAGGGGAAATGCGTGATCAACTCCATCAACCTGGAGGAGGGGGAGGAACGGTTTGCCCAGGTGGCGCCGCTCCTGCGCCGCTTCGGCGGGGCCGTGGTGGTGGGCTGCATCGACGAGGACCCGCAGCACGGCATGGCGGTGACCCGCAGCCGCAAGCTGGAGGTGGCCCGGCGCTCCTATGACCTGCTCACCGGAAAATACGGCCTGCGCCCCGAGGACCTGATCTTCGATCCCCTGGTCTTCCCGGTGGGGAGCGGCGACGAGAACTACATCGGCTCGGCGGTGGAAACCATCGAGGGGGTGCGGCTGATTAGCGAGGCGTTCCCCCGGTGCAGCACCATCCTGGGGATCTCCAACGTCTCCTTCGGCCTGCCCGCCGCCGGCCGGGAGGTGCTGAACGCGGTCTTTCTCTACCACTGCGTCAGGGCCGGCCTGACCTACGCCATCGTCAACACCGAGAAGCTGGAGCGGTACGCCTCCATCCCCGAGGAGGAGCGCCGCTTGGCCGAGGACCTGATCTTCTGGCGCGGCACCGACCCGGTGGCCGCCTTTGCCGCCGCCTTCCGGGACAAGCAGCCGGTCTCCCACGCTCCCACGGCTGAACTGCCGCTGGACGAGCGGGTGCCCCGCTACGTCATCGAGGGGGTGAAGGACGGCCTGACCGCCGACCTGGATGCCCTGCTGGCCCGGGGGGACAAGCCGCTGGATATCATCAACGGACCGCTCATGGCCGGTATGGCCGAGGTGGGAAAACTGTTCAACGCCAACCAGCTGATCGTGGCCGAGGTGCTGCAGTCCGCCGAGGCGATGAAGGCGGCAGTGGCCCACCTGGAGCCGCACCTGGAGAAGAACGAGAGCGCCGCCAAGGGGCGGATGCTCCTGGCCACGGTGAAGGGGGATGTGCATGACATCGGCAAGAACCTGGTGGAGATCATCCTCTCCAACAACGGCTTCCAGGTGATCAACCTGGGGATCAAGGTGGGGCCGGAGACCCTGATCGAGGCGGCCCGCCGGGAACAGCCGGATTTCATCGGCCTCTCCGGCCTGCTGGTGAAGAGCGCCCTGCAGATGGCCATTACCGCCGCCGACCTGAAAAGCGCCGGTATCGATGTTCCCCTGCTGGTGGGGGGGGCGGCCCTGTCCCGCCAGTTCGCCGACAGCCGGATCGCCCCGGAGTACGGCGCGCCGGTGCTGTATGCCAAGGATGCCATGGCCGGCCTGGAGCTGGCCAACCAGTTGGCGGACCCGGCCCGGCGGGAGGCGCTGCTGCGGGAGACCGCCGGCCGTCAGCAGGCGGCCGGAACCGCACCGCAGCGGGCCGCTGCTCCCGCGGCATCCGCAACCGCCTCGACCGTTGCCGCGGATGCGCCGATCCTGCCGGCTCCCGACTTTGAGTCGCACATCCTGCGGGATATTCCCGTGGCCCAGGTGCTGCCGTACCTAAACCGCCAGATGCTCTACACCAAGCACCTGGGCCTGACCGGCTCGGTGGAGAAGCTCCTGGCCGCCGGGGACGAAAAGGCGCTCAAGCTGCACGACACCGTGGAGGCGATGCTGGGACGAATCACCCGCGAGGGGCTGGTCCGGCCCCAGGCGCTCTACCGTTTCTACCCGGCCAACAGCGACGGCAACGACCTGGTCCTCTACGATCCGGCAGCGCCGGAGCGGGAGGTGGCCCGCTTCAGCTTCCCCCGCCAGGCCGGGAGCGACCGGCTCTGCGTGGCCGATTTCGTTCGGCCGCTGAACAGCGGTGAGCGGGACACCATGGCGCTGTTCACCGTCACCTGCGGCCTGGGGATCAGGGAACTGTCCGAGGCGTGGAAGCAGGCCGGCAGCTACCTGGACTCCCATCTGCTGCAGGCCCTGGCCCTGGAGCTGGCCGAGGCCACGGCGGAGTTCCTGCACAAGCGGATTCGCACCTCGTGGGGGATAATCGATGATCCCTCCCTGACCATGAAGCAGGTTTTCAACGCGGAGTACCGGGGAATCCGGGTCTCCTTCGGCTACCCGGCCTGCCCCGAGCTGACGGATCAACGGCTCCTGTTCAATCTGCTCAAGCCGGAACAGATCGGCATCCACCTGACCGACGGCGACATGATGGACCCGGAGGCCAGTGTGTCCGCCCTGGTTTTCCACCATCCTGAGGGGAGATATTTTGATGTAATACGTTGA
- a CDS encoding HD domain-containing protein, with amino-acid sequence MEAGNLARLQERFDSYVARFLDMAPEDVRNIRLKEEHTRRVVAVMEEVCTGEGLPEQDRLTALACALCHDLGRFPQYRRWRTFRDRDSDNHARLSVEVIREERLLAELSAGEQQLIEEAVRFHNMLALPPQYASPHDRFIRLIRDADKLDIWRVFLEYYRQPAQERASAVGLGFPDLPEVTPACLEALTAGRIVRLDDARVLNDFKLLQISWAYDLNFATSYRLLHRRQYLQQLAATLPARPEIAAAVAVADAHVRRMMTVPHPRAC; translated from the coding sequence GTGGAAGCGGGGAACCTGGCCCGGCTGCAGGAACGGTTCGACAGCTACGTGGCCCGCTTTCTCGACATGGCGCCGGAGGACGTCCGCAACATCCGGCTGAAGGAGGAGCATACCCGCCGGGTGGTGGCGGTGATGGAGGAGGTCTGCACCGGGGAGGGTTTGCCGGAGCAGGATCGCCTGACCGCCCTGGCCTGCGCCCTCTGTCACGACCTGGGGCGGTTTCCCCAGTACCGGCGCTGGCGCACCTTCCGGGACCGGGATTCCGACAACCACGCCCGGCTCTCCGTGGAGGTGATCCGGGAGGAACGGCTGCTTGCGGAACTCTCCGCCGGGGAGCAGCAGCTGATCGAGGAGGCGGTCCGCTTTCACAACATGCTCGCGCTGCCGCCGCAGTACGCCTCGCCGCACGATCGCTTCATCCGGTTGATCCGCGATGCGGACAAGCTGGATATCTGGCGGGTGTTCCTGGAGTACTACCGGCAGCCGGCGCAGGAGCGGGCGTCCGCGGTGGGCCTCGGTTTCCCCGATCTGCCGGAGGTGACCCCCGCCTGTCTGGAGGCCCTGACGGCGGGACGGATCGTCCGGCTGGACGATGCCCGGGTGTTGAACGACTTCAAGCTTTTGCAGATATCCTGGGCCTACGACCTGAACTTTGCCACCTCCTATCGCCTGCTGCATCGGCGACAGTATCTGCAACAGCTGGCCGCAACCCTGCCGGCGCGGCCGGAGATAGCGGCAGCGGTGGCCGTTGCCGACGCCCATGTCCGCCGGATGATGACGGTCCCCCATCCGCGGGCATGCTGA